From one Candidatus Binataceae bacterium genomic stretch:
- a CDS encoding methyltransferase domain-containing protein — translation MAFSSLAQAAVSEIDRLIQVLDLKPGVAVADVGAGSGELSISIAKRVAPNGTVYSTEIDPKKLDKIRQAVQKAGIHNVVVIAGANNGTRLPLNSCDAIFLRRVYHHLTDPLDMDRSLYLAMRPGGRLAIIDFEPSQRPGEPPPPGVPANRGGHGAPKSIVTQELTQAGFVPVATIDWPVSGDVEHFCMLFKKPLSPATAAAPAPP, via the coding sequence TTGGCGTTCTCCTCGCTGGCACAGGCCGCGGTTTCTGAAATCGATCGTCTCATTCAGGTACTCGATCTCAAGCCGGGTGTTGCCGTCGCCGATGTGGGCGCCGGATCGGGCGAATTGTCCATTTCGATCGCCAAGCGCGTGGCCCCGAACGGTACCGTGTACTCAACCGAGATTGACCCGAAGAAACTCGACAAAATTCGCCAGGCCGTACAGAAGGCAGGAATCCACAATGTCGTCGTCATCGCCGGGGCAAACAACGGCACGCGCTTGCCACTCAACTCTTGCGATGCGATCTTCCTGCGCCGCGTCTACCATCATCTAACCGACCCACTGGATATGGATCGCTCTCTCTATCTGGCGATGCGACCCGGAGGCAGGCTGGCGATCATTGATTTCGAGCCATCCCAGCGCCCCGGGGAACCTCCTCCTCCTGGCGTACCCGCCAACCGCGGCGGGCACGGAGCTCCCAAGTCGATTGTCACTCAAGAGCTGACTCAGGCCGGATTTGTCCCGGTAGCGACCATCGATTGGCCGGTTAGCGGTGACGTTGAGCATTTCTGCATGCTCTTCAAAAAGCCGCTGTCTCCTGCGA